One stretch of Sphingomonas sp. HF-S4 DNA includes these proteins:
- the hpf gene encoding ribosome hibernation-promoting factor, HPF/YfiA family — MDIRVSGHQVETGDALKMLVTERLQGIADKYFSRSISAQTTFGKGPHDNGFTCDIVMHVMQGLVLKASNTGMEANGAFDGAADRIDKQLRRYTSRLKDRQNGAVIALAENGAYDAGYTLFQESAEEEEPAEAPLIIAETRVDVPEATVSDAVMMLDLRHTNALLFRNTATGTHNMVYRRGDGTIGWVEPNRT; from the coding sequence ATGGATATCCGAGTCTCTGGCCATCAGGTCGAAACCGGCGACGCGCTGAAGATGCTCGTCACCGAACGGCTCCAGGGTATCGCCGACAAATATTTCTCGCGCTCGATCTCGGCGCAGACCACCTTCGGCAAGGGGCCGCACGATAACGGCTTCACCTGCGACATCGTGATGCACGTGATGCAGGGGCTGGTGCTCAAGGCATCCAACACCGGCATGGAGGCGAACGGTGCGTTCGACGGTGCCGCCGATCGTATCGACAAGCAGCTTCGCCGCTACACCAGCCGGCTGAAGGACCGCCAGAACGGCGCCGTGATCGCGCTTGCCGAGAACGGTGCGTACGATGCCGGCTACACGCTGTTCCAGGAGAGCGCAGAAGAGGAAGAGCCTGCCGAGGCGCCGCTGATCATTGCAGAGACGCGCGTCGATGTGCCCGAGGCGACGGTGTCCGACGCGGTGATGATGCTCGACTTGCGGCACACCAATGCGCTGCTGTTCCGCAACACTGCCACCGGCACGCACAACATGGTCTATCGCCGCGGTGACGGCACGATCGGCTGGGTCGAGCCCAACCGCACCTGA
- the dnaQ gene encoding DNA polymerase III subunit epsilon, which translates to MREIVFDTETTGLSFAGGDRLVEIGCIELVNRVPTGRNLHHYINPQRDMPAEAERVHGLSARFLSDKPLFHDVVEDIIEFLGDCPLVAHNAGFDFSFLNGELGRCGRPAICTTRMVDTLAIARVKHPGAKHTLDALCSRYGIDLSARTLHGALLDAQLLAQVYVELTGGRQITLGLAVDAPVMRETPAEAPTRVHVRPARHFAASAVELERHAAFVQGLEDPLWTLAASG; encoded by the coding sequence ATGCGCGAAATCGTGTTCGATACCGAAACGACGGGGCTCAGCTTCGCGGGCGGAGACCGGCTGGTCGAGATCGGCTGTATCGAGCTGGTCAATCGCGTGCCTACGGGCCGCAACCTTCACCATTATATCAACCCGCAGCGCGACATGCCGGCCGAGGCCGAACGCGTCCACGGGCTGAGCGCGCGCTTCCTTTCCGACAAGCCGCTTTTCCACGACGTGGTCGAGGATATCATCGAGTTTCTCGGCGATTGCCCGCTCGTCGCGCACAATGCCGGGTTCGATTTCTCGTTCCTCAACGGCGAGCTCGGCCGCTGCGGCCGGCCGGCGATCTGCACCACGCGGATGGTCGACACGCTCGCCATCGCACGCGTGAAGCATCCCGGCGCCAAGCACACGCTCGACGCGCTGTGCAGCCGCTACGGTATCGATCTCAGCGCGCGCACGCTCCATGGCGCGTTGCTCGACGCGCAGCTGCTGGCCCAGGTCTATGTCGAGCTGACCGGCGGACGCCAGATCACGCTCGGGCTCGCGGTCGATGCGCCGGTGATGCGCGAGACCCCGGCCGAGGCGCCGACTCGGGTCCATGTGCGGCCCGCGCGGCATTTTGCGGCATCGGCCGTGGAACTTGAGCGCCACGCAGCCTTTGTCCAAGGGTTGGAGGATCCGCTCTGGACCCTGGCCGCATCCGGATGA
- the coaE gene encoding dephospho-CoA kinase (Dephospho-CoA kinase (CoaE) performs the final step in coenzyme A biosynthesis.) — MITVGLTGSIGMGKSTVAQMFVDEGVPVFDADETVHQLQGPGGALVEAIEAAFPDTTGAQGVNRTALREAVFGDDAAFCRLEAIVHPAVAAERDAFLAAHARAPVVVLDVPLLFEAGGWAGVDKVVVVSAPPDVQRARVLGRPGMSVERFEAILVRQLPDAEKRARADFVIATDTLLEETRRQVRAVLTCLVDPAGG, encoded by the coding sequence ATGATTACGGTCGGCCTCACCGGGTCGATCGGAATGGGCAAGTCGACCGTCGCCCAGATGTTCGTTGACGAAGGCGTGCCGGTGTTCGACGCGGATGAGACCGTTCATCAGCTCCAGGGCCCAGGCGGTGCCTTGGTCGAGGCGATCGAGGCGGCTTTTCCCGATACGACCGGCGCGCAGGGCGTGAACCGCACCGCGCTGCGCGAAGCGGTGTTCGGCGACGATGCCGCCTTCTGCCGGCTCGAAGCGATTGTCCACCCCGCCGTTGCCGCCGAGCGCGATGCGTTTCTCGCCGCCCATGCGCGTGCGCCGGTGGTGGTGCTCGACGTGCCCTTGCTGTTCGAAGCCGGCGGCTGGGCGGGCGTCGACAAGGTCGTCGTCGTCTCGGCCCCACCTGATGTCCAGCGCGCGCGCGTGCTCGGGCGTCCGGGAATGAGCGTCGAGCGATTTGAGGCGATCCTCGTGCGCCAGCTCCCCGATGCCGAAAAGCGCGCCCGCGCCGATTTCGTGATCGCCACCGATACCCTGCTCGAGGAGACGCGGCGACAGGTGCGCGCGGTCCTCACTTGCCTAGTCGATCCGGCAGGAGGATAA
- the aroE gene encoding shikimate dehydrogenase, whose protein sequence is MRPDARAYAEVIGDPIAHSKSPLIHGFWLNALGIDAEYRATHVTPDQLARYFEAKRGDAAWRGTNITIPHKQAALDLVEDRGDVRGSIGAINTVIRAEDGALIGTNTDVGGFYAPIAGVDLDGRHAVVVGAGGAARAILFALSKVGIGRVTILNRNVLKAAALLASLGIKGDAIPLGSPLPPADLLVNASALGMAGQPPLDLDLAPLPEDALVYDIVYAPLETPLLAQARARELDTVDGLDMLMGQAALAFELFFGAEPPRDRDDELRDLLAK, encoded by the coding sequence ATGAGACCTGATGCACGCGCCTATGCCGAAGTCATCGGCGATCCGATCGCCCACTCCAAGTCGCCGCTGATCCACGGCTTTTGGTTGAACGCGCTCGGCATCGATGCCGAGTATCGCGCGACCCATGTCACGCCCGACCAGCTTGCGCGCTATTTCGAGGCCAAGCGCGGCGATGCGGCGTGGCGCGGCACCAACATCACCATCCCGCACAAGCAGGCGGCGCTCGATCTGGTCGAGGATCGCGGCGACGTCCGCGGCTCGATCGGCGCGATCAACACCGTCATCCGGGCCGAGGACGGCGCGCTTATCGGCACCAACACCGATGTCGGCGGCTTCTACGCCCCGATCGCGGGGGTCGACCTCGACGGCCGCCACGCCGTGGTGGTCGGCGCCGGCGGGGCCGCCCGCGCGATCCTGTTCGCGTTGTCCAAGGTCGGGATCGGACGAGTGACGATCCTCAATCGCAATGTGCTCAAGGCCGCGGCGCTGCTGGCAAGCTTGGGAATCAAGGGCGACGCCATCCCGCTCGGCAGCCCGCTGCCGCCCGCCGACCTGCTGGTCAATGCCAGCGCGCTCGGCATGGCCGGCCAGCCACCCCTCGACCTCGATCTGGCGCCGCTCCCCGAGGACGCATTGGTCTACGACATCGTCTATGCCCCGCTCGAGACGCCGCTGCTCGCCCAGGCGCGCGCGCGCGAACTGGATACGGTGGACGGGCTCGACATGCTGATGGGCCAAGCCGCGCTCGCCTTCGAACTCTTCTTCGGCGCCGAGCCCCCGCGCGATCGCGACGACGAACTCCGCGACTTGCTGGCAAAATGA
- a CDS encoding Maf family protein, with product MNLILASQSASRRVMLDAAQVPYEAVTAQVDEASAKESLIAGGISARDLSDALAELKALKVSRMVPGALVLGGDSIVALDDGTLLDKPVSRDDAAEHLRAMSGRQHDIYSAAVVAEGGRAVWRHVDRARLFVRPLSEEFIARYLDWEWPAIAGCVGCFRIEGPGVQLFSRIEGSQFTILGMPLLPILDYLRVRGVLTS from the coding sequence ATGAATCTCATATTGGCATCCCAAAGCGCCTCGCGCCGGGTGATGCTCGACGCCGCGCAGGTGCCCTATGAGGCCGTCACCGCGCAGGTCGACGAAGCCTCGGCCAAGGAATCGCTGATCGCTGGCGGGATTTCCGCACGCGACCTTTCCGATGCGCTCGCCGAGCTCAAGGCGCTCAAGGTTTCCCGAATGGTGCCCGGCGCGCTGGTGCTCGGCGGCGATTCGATCGTCGCGCTCGACGACGGCACGCTGCTCGACAAGCCGGTGAGCCGCGACGATGCCGCCGAGCATCTGCGGGCGATGTCGGGCCGGCAACACGACATCTATTCGGCCGCAGTGGTCGCCGAGGGCGGCCGTGCGGTGTGGCGACACGTCGATCGCGCGCGGTTGTTCGTCCGGCCGCTCTCGGAGGAGTTCATCGCGCGCTACCTCGACTGGGAATGGCCGGCGATCGCAGGCTGCGTCGGCTGCTTTCGCATCGAGGGGCCCGGGGTCCAGCTGTTCAGCCGGATCGAGGGAAGCCAGTTTACCATCCTTGGCATGCCGCTGCTACCGATCCTCGACTACCTTCGCGTACGAGGCGTTCTGACGTCATGA
- a CDS encoding pyruvate, water dikinase regulatory protein codes for MRLHLHLLSDSTGETLENIAKAALAQFDDVETLRHFWPMVRSEAHLERILQEIAQNPGLVIFTLVNNDVRRTLESRCRALGLPAIAPLDSVSHALSNLLGQEAKARPGRQHTLDAAYFARVDAIQFTMAHDDGIGAEDWEECDIVLAGVSRSSKTPTSIYLANRGFKTANIPIVVESPPPPELYTLKHPLVVGLTTSADRLVAIRRNRLLSLNQATETSYVDQDSVQREIAFARRMFADNGWPVIDVTRRSIEETAAAIIQLCNERALQARNA; via the coding sequence ATGCGGCTCCATCTCCACCTCCTCTCGGACTCCACCGGCGAGACGCTGGAGAACATCGCCAAGGCTGCGCTTGCGCAGTTCGACGATGTCGAGACGCTGCGCCATTTCTGGCCGATGGTGCGCAGCGAGGCCCACCTCGAGCGCATCCTCCAGGAGATCGCGCAGAATCCGGGTCTGGTGATCTTCACTCTGGTCAACAACGATGTCCGCCGCACGCTCGAAAGCCGTTGCCGCGCGCTCGGCCTTCCGGCGATCGCGCCGCTGGATTCGGTGAGCCATGCGCTGTCGAACCTGCTCGGACAGGAGGCAAAGGCTCGTCCTGGCCGCCAGCACACGCTCGACGCCGCCTATTTTGCACGCGTCGATGCGATCCAGTTCACCATGGCGCATGACGACGGGATCGGCGCCGAGGATTGGGAAGAGTGCGATATCGTCCTCGCCGGCGTCTCGCGCTCGTCCAAGACGCCGACGTCGATCTACCTCGCGAATCGCGGCTTCAAGACCGCGAACATCCCGATCGTCGTCGAATCGCCGCCGCCGCCTGAGCTCTACACGCTCAAGCATCCACTCGTGGTCGGGCTCACCACCAGCGCCGATCGACTGGTGGCGATCCGTCGCAACCGGCTGCTGTCGCTCAACCAGGCGACCGAGACGAGCTATGTCGACCAGGATTCGGTCCAGCGCGAGATCGCCTTTGCCCGGCGCATGTTCGCCGACAATGGCTGGCCGGTGATCGACGTCACCCGCCGCTCGATCGAAGAGACCGCCGCCGCGATCATCCAGCTCTGCAACGAGCGCGCACTCCAGGCGAGAAACGCATGA
- the hemE gene encoding uroporphyrinogen decarboxylase, translating to MHSASPKPLLATLKGARQPIPPIWLMRQAGRYLPEYRALREEKGGFLALAMDSDAAAEITLQPIRRFGMDGAILFSDILIVPMALGQDLWFETGEGPRLAPKVQARDLLEALQAAPGKLEPVYGTVRRVAARLPLETTFLGFAGSPWTVATYMIAGQGSREQAEARRLAYRDPDLMQALVDRIAECTIDYLLGQIDAGVEAVQLFDSWSGSLSPAQFEQWVIAPTARIVAALHARAPGTPVIGFPKGAGGKLPAYARETGVDVIGVDETVDPAWAHASLPADLPVQGNLDPLALIAGGTILDSAVDRILSAFSARPHVFNLGHGILPDTPIAHVERLLARVRGGGQ from the coding sequence ATGCATTCCGCCAGCCCCAAGCCCCTGCTCGCGACCCTCAAGGGAGCGCGCCAGCCGATCCCGCCGATCTGGCTGATGCGCCAGGCCGGGCGCTATCTCCCCGAATATCGCGCGCTGCGGGAAGAAAAGGGCGGCTTCCTCGCGCTGGCGATGGACAGCGATGCCGCGGCCGAGATCACGCTCCAGCCGATTCGCCGCTTCGGGATGGACGGCGCGATCCTGTTCTCCGACATCCTGATCGTGCCGATGGCACTGGGCCAGGATCTGTGGTTCGAGACCGGCGAAGGTCCTCGGCTCGCCCCGAAAGTCCAGGCACGCGACCTGCTGGAAGCCCTTCAGGCGGCGCCTGGGAAGCTCGAACCGGTCTATGGCACCGTGCGTCGCGTCGCGGCGCGATTGCCCCTGGAAACCACTTTCCTGGGCTTTGCGGGCAGTCCCTGGACCGTCGCGACCTATATGATCGCCGGGCAGGGCAGCCGCGAACAGGCCGAGGCGCGCCGGCTGGCCTATCGCGACCCCGACCTGATGCAGGCGCTGGTCGATCGCATTGCCGAGTGCACGATCGACTATCTGCTCGGCCAGATCGACGCGGGCGTCGAGGCAGTGCAGCTGTTCGACAGCTGGTCGGGCAGCTTGAGCCCGGCCCAGTTCGAGCAATGGGTGATCGCGCCGACCGCGCGGATCGTCGCGGCGCTGCATGCGCGGGCGCCGGGCACGCCAGTGATCGGATTCCCCAAGGGCGCCGGCGGTAAATTGCCTGCCTATGCCCGCGAGACCGGTGTTGATGTGATCGGCGTCGACGAGACCGTGGATCCGGCCTGGGCGCATGCGTCGCTGCCCGCCGACCTGCCGGTGCAGGGCAATCTCGATCCGCTCGCGCTGATCGCCGGTGGCACGATCCTAGATAGCGCCGTCGATCGGATCCTTTCGGCCTTTTCAGCGCGGCCACACGTGTTTAATCTCGGCCACGGCATCCTGCCCGACACGCCGATCGCGCATGTCGAGCGGCTCCTCGCACGGGTACGGGGAGGCGGACAATGA